Genomic window (Nitrospira sp.):
ACCTTTGCATCGGCACGGACGTTCAAGCGCGCCTCGTCCACTCCCGCCAGGGCGCCCGAAAGACCTGCCTCGGCAGCCTCTCGGCGTGCTTTTCGCTTAGCAGGTAATTCCAGTGGTTGCTCTACCGTCACCGTCCGTTCGACGATCGAGACACCCGTGCTGGGATCGCGGATGGAGCCTCGCCCAGCCGATGCGTCGATCGATGGATTCAGAAACGCACTCGCTGCGATCCGTTCCCCTTGACTCTGGCGGACCCCGCCTTTCGCCGCACTCATAGCGGGATTCCGTTTCAATGCCAGTTCAAGCACGGCTTCGAGTTGCAAGATCGGGCTCTCAGTGTTGGCGGATGCGAATACCACGCAACCGATTCCTTCTAAGAGCAATGTAATGCCAATAAGCCAAATGAGTGTGGGTTGCATGAAAGCCTCCTCATTGCCCGCATGACGGACAATACTGACTTTTCCTGCGTTGTATGGACAGCTCGTTAGGACGCGTTAGACGCTGAGGGGAGGATGGAACAGGAACACGACGAAAGTCGGCACGTGTAGCGTGGGACTCAAGCTTACATCATCAGTAATTGGAGATGGGATCTCAGGAGCAGCAAGAGACACGGACTGGAATACAACATGGCAGGGACACCCATCATCATCCGTCACGCCGTCATCTGGTGACGTAGAATGGCTCGCCGTTGCGGTCAAGGCTGCATCAGGCCCGACTTGCCATTCACCAAGACAGGTGAGACCAGTGAGTTGAACTCCAAGGAGGAGAATCAGCCCCATGATCAGCAGATTTCTGTGTCTCGTATCCAACATCACTGTTTCAGAATATAACATAGCGCTGAGTCAAAGCCATACAATTTTTTAGCTACATTGTACACATTGAGAACACGATATGCATAAGGATCTCGATAATCCGTGCCGCGACGCTAGGATATCGAAGTTTTGTGTGCTCGCCCTAACCGCTTGAGACTGTGAGAGGCAGACCCGAAAAGATAGTCCGATTCAGATCATAGGTAACGATGGAAACAATTTCTGCTATCCATGAGGGACAAGACTTGTCCTGAGTTGACGTGTTGACGGAGCACGCACCCGCGTCGATCGTGCAAATCAATCCGGTCACACGTGAACCAGGCGCCCGGTCTCACGATCGGCGCAAAAGATGAAGTCTATTTCACGTAGTCTACGGCACAGGCCAAATCTGATTCGCCATTTGCCTCCGATCTTCTCCTCGCACGATCGCATGACGGAGGGCTAACCTTTGACGCTCCGATAACCGTCAATGATGACAATCAACCCATCAGCCATAGTTTCGAACACGTGCTGGCCATGCCAAACGGGAACGTGTATCTCGCGTGGCTGGATCATCGTGGAAAAGATCGCAGTGGGGCAGGTGCCATCTTCGCCGCGAGCCGTGATCATGGAAAGACCCTGGGGGTCAATCGGACGATCGATGGCATGGCGTGCCTCTGTTGCAGGCCGATCATGGCGCTCGCTCCCGATGGAGGACTTTGGGTTGCGTGGAGAAAGACCTTTGAGGGGAACGTGCGAGACGTTGTGTTGGCTCAGTCTCACGGACGGGTGGATACTTCCGACATGTCCTCATCGTGGGCCATTGCTTTGCGTTCGATTGCTATACAGGCTGGACGTTGCGTGGAACACGGAGCAATGGATGAGCAGCCGAAGTTGTTTTTTGACCTCCGACGATTAAGACCAAACATTGTGTTCGCCTTATACACCGCTCCTGCTGCTCAGGTCCACGACCGCAGTGCTGGTAGCACTTCTGATCGAGGATTTCGTGTACCTTTCGACCATATCATAGATTCACTTCTGGAGATAACTCTGCTCAAATTCGATGTGTCTTGCCCGAATGCTGGCCGATAGAGCGGCGTAAGCCTGGAGATAGCGTTTAGGGATGTTGCGAGTCTAGAACATCAAATAAGCGCCGGCACCAAATGATTCGGTCTTCTGCAAATAGAAGAATTGCCCATATGGACTATATCCGTGATAGTAGTTGAACAGAATCCGAAAACGCTTCAGATAGCCAGCGC
Coding sequences:
- a CDS encoding exo-alpha-sialidase — its product is MPNGNVYLAWLDHRGKDRSGAGAIFAASRDHGKTLGVNRTIDGMACLCCRPIMALAPDGGLWVAWRKTFEGNVRDVVLAQSHGRVDTSDMSSSWAIALRSIAIQAGRCVEHGAMDEQPKLFFDLRRLRPNIVFALYTAPAAQVHDRSAGSTSDRGFRVPFDHIIDSLLEITLLKFDVSCPNAGR